Proteins from one Fibrobacter sp. UBA4297 genomic window:
- a CDS encoding T9SS type A sorting domain-containing protein — protein MNKKLTIASALLAASAAFAFETWNGDAYQVDTGLDNGSETSGYWFSYGDDGDGGESKVVWPVPLGNDYSETAMDPVIDHCVGVCGTASLVKGKLTYNPFVGIGFNVVGEAVGGGDPEAGDASSWGGVCITYTSAAAPTLELGLGDVDATIGYANPAASLAKSTAGATKTIPWTGFAQPSWYKGATKMDGATAASQLVALKFKIQAAAGNYDFNICSIGPATGGTCKATCGIDVKSVRGASAVKANLSGRTLSFSGIKSVATAEVLNLQGQVVAKGDASSSMNLAALDAGVYMVRVAGKSVNFTNKIVLK, from the coding sequence ATGAATAAGAAACTCACAATTGCATCGGCACTTCTCGCTGCCTCTGCTGCATTTGCTTTCGAAACCTGGAATGGCGATGCCTATCAGGTTGACACGGGCCTTGATAATGGTTCTGAAACTTCCGGTTACTGGTTCAGCTACGGCGACGACGGTGACGGTGGTGAATCCAAGGTTGTTTGGCCGGTTCCGCTCGGCAACGACTACTCTGAAACTGCAATGGACCCGGTTATTGACCACTGCGTTGGTGTCTGCGGTACTGCTTCCCTCGTTAAGGGCAAGTTGACCTATAACCCGTTCGTCGGTATCGGCTTCAACGTTGTTGGTGAAGCTGTTGGCGGTGGCGATCCGGAAGCCGGTGACGCTTCTTCTTGGGGTGGCGTTTGCATTACCTATACGTCTGCTGCTGCTCCGACTCTCGAACTCGGCCTCGGCGACGTTGACGCAACCATCGGTTATGCAAACCCGGCTGCTTCTCTCGCTAAGTCTACCGCTGGTGCAACCAAGACCATTCCTTGGACTGGCTTTGCTCAGCCGTCTTGGTACAAGGGTGCTACGAAGATGGACGGTGCAACTGCTGCTAGCCAGCTCGTTGCTCTCAAGTTCAAGATCCAGGCTGCTGCTGGTAACTATGACTTCAACATCTGCTCTATCGGTCCTGCTACTGGTGGTACTTGCAAGGCTACCTGCGGTATTGATGTCAAGTCTGTTCGCGGTGCTTCCGCTGTCAAGGCTAACCTCTCTGGCCGTACCCTCAGCTTCTCTGGTATCAAGTCCGTTGCTACCGCTGAAGTCTTGAACCTCCAGGGTCAGGTTGTTGCTAAGGGCGACGCTTCCTCCTCCATGAACCTCGCTGCTCTCGATGCAGGTGTCTACATGGTTCGCGTTGCTGGCAAGTCCGTCAACTTCACCAACAAGATTGTTCTGAAGTAA
- a CDS encoding BatD family protein, protein MKEKNVNSKTANVKSKKSKAKAAESAAVKNGGSAENAALVKESAADSAGVLDAGSDSDGVNALDSAVGSLSAAGSVDGDSAGMPALPTAEQLGITITAGNVGSAGDAGNATNAPLSATVGDTINFPVTVSWSVNGSAILVVPTSSANAKGILQLGVSQESSRSVKDGKEMAQITFNYKLVMQDTGNLNIPAMRFEIPTPMGQSLDLRSESVPIRVDAPFNALPFIAGGAVGVCVLLAALWRMRKRANARAAVAAKNAFENALREKMVVLKQRVMVADSREWLLELESICKEYALQRFGASACGIAGSAGASGVAAEKSAGKPAEGIPGGAVSAVGKPAASAVNLDALVAEGKLDGWKSLLEEFAHARYGGGKRDSFENKETWKLAMTLMGIKEED, encoded by the coding sequence ATGAAAGAAAAAAACGTGAATTCTAAGACTGCAAATGTCAAGTCAAAAAAATCGAAGGCGAAGGCGGCAGAAAGCGCTGCCGTAAAGAATGGTGGTTCGGCTGAAAATGCCGCTTTGGTTAAGGAGAGTGCTGCGGACTCGGCGGGCGTTTTGGATGCAGGTTCTGATTCCGATGGCGTGAATGCTCTCGATAGTGCTGTGGGAAGTTTGAGTGCTGCCGGTTCTGTAGACGGAGATTCCGCGGGAATGCCTGCACTCCCGACGGCAGAACAGCTGGGGATTACGATTACTGCCGGGAATGTTGGAAGTGCTGGTGACGCGGGGAATGCCACAAACGCGCCGCTTTCGGCGACTGTGGGCGATACGATTAATTTCCCTGTGACGGTCTCGTGGAGCGTGAACGGGAGCGCAATTCTCGTGGTGCCGACAAGTTCAGCAAATGCAAAGGGCATTTTGCAGTTGGGCGTGTCGCAGGAATCGAGCCGCTCGGTAAAGGACGGCAAAGAAATGGCGCAGATTACGTTCAACTACAAGCTCGTCATGCAGGATACGGGCAACCTGAACATCCCCGCGATGCGCTTTGAAATTCCGACGCCGATGGGACAGTCGCTGGACTTGCGTAGCGAGAGCGTACCTATACGAGTCGATGCGCCGTTCAATGCGCTGCCGTTTATTGCAGGCGGTGCGGTGGGCGTTTGTGTGCTTTTGGCGGCGTTGTGGCGTATGCGCAAGCGTGCTAATGCGCGAGCTGCGGTTGCCGCGAAGAATGCGTTTGAAAATGCTCTGCGCGAGAAAATGGTCGTCTTGAAGCAGCGCGTGATGGTGGCCGATAGCCGCGAATGGCTCTTGGAGCTTGAAAGCATTTGCAAGGAATATGCATTGCAGCGGTTCGGCGCGAGCGCTTGCGGAATTGCCGGAAGTGCCGGTGCATCGGGAGTTGCTGCGGAAAAGTCCGCGGGAAAGCCTGCTGAGGGAATTCCCGGCGGAGCTGTGTCTGCCGTGGGAAAGCCCGCCGCCTCCGCCGTGAATTTGGATGCACTCGTGGCGGAAGGTAAACTCGATGGCTGGAAGTCCCTGCTCGAAGAATTTGCCCATGCCCGCTATGGCGGCGGAAAGCGCGACAGCTTCGAGAATAAGGAAACCTGGAAACTTGCCATGACGCTCATGGGCATCAAGGAAGAAGATTAG
- a CDS encoding cellulase family glycosylhydrolase: MKLTKLLTGILAGAAVSAFASAATATPKKVGPVSYYGALHTSGSKIIGEKNNQQAMLRGVSLFWSDATGASYYNPTVISWAADNFKIDVFRYAMGVEYYDSNGGTKNKLDDQSSYAKSPEGQLSTIDKMVEAAIENDIYIVIDWHSHRAHLETSMAKTFFETISKKYKDVPNIIYEIYNEPVNGSGGDWGAIKNYANQIVSTIRLNTQNLIIVGTPNWSQHPEQGARDPIQSTNIAYVLHFYAATHPKGSFSGNITSALNAGYPVFISEWGTTNADGDGEPNSSATNEWTQFMDQNNIPNCNWSFRQQTSDVDQKSEKSAIFAGDKSLTTAAALDAATLTTSGNIIKSYLTKNARSWADSITKGKSGSCSFKATTAKQTDGKISGALKSGCTYTSSNEKVVSVSGSDLVINDYGFAILTGNDGSQSVVTVKQVAGQTITNLEKGLYCTYANTCKSDVKTGRSIDFDGDGSNDYLLTMEDKTNEGSKFTLTALDPTVVSVSKSKCTNNNCSNTQKNQQVWMLHFKSYGKGRIVASAPAITGFRAMQDTFEIEYRKGEARISNKFVNQKVAPGSTSPTGLPTTTLTDKAPVTYTFNGQPTTIYMVQAGEGFGAGTAPAIISVTAKAPETANYNELNKTVLFIIGDSTQAVNKDEYYNFINGTSAIRPSAKITNSLKARMNGSTLQFTTKNTGLVKVDIYDALGASVKQISDVYGKGSHAIDLKGIANGSYTLVVRQGSSKASIRWVNK; the protein is encoded by the coding sequence ATGAAATTGACAAAGCTACTGACAGGCATTTTGGCAGGCGCGGCAGTATCCGCATTTGCCAGTGCGGCAACAGCAACCCCCAAGAAGGTAGGTCCGGTATCTTACTACGGCGCCCTCCACACCAGCGGCAGCAAGATTATCGGCGAAAAAAACAACCAGCAGGCAATGCTCCGCGGCGTAAGCCTTTTCTGGTCCGACGCCACTGGCGCCTCTTACTATAACCCGACAGTCATTTCATGGGCTGCAGACAACTTCAAGATTGACGTGTTCCGCTACGCCATGGGCGTTGAATATTACGACAGCAATGGCGGCACAAAGAACAAGCTCGACGACCAGTCCTCTTACGCAAAGTCCCCGGAAGGCCAACTTTCAACAATCGACAAGATGGTCGAAGCGGCTATCGAAAACGACATTTATATCGTGATTGACTGGCACAGCCACAGAGCCCACCTCGAAACGTCCATGGCAAAGACATTCTTCGAGACCATCTCCAAAAAGTACAAGGATGTCCCGAACATCATCTACGAAATTTACAACGAACCGGTCAACGGCAGCGGCGGAGACTGGGGTGCCATCAAAAATTACGCAAACCAGATTGTCTCGACCATCCGTCTCAACACGCAAAACCTGATTATCGTCGGTACGCCGAACTGGTCACAGCACCCGGAACAGGGCGCAAGAGACCCAATTCAGTCCACGAACATCGCTTACGTATTGCACTTCTACGCAGCAACACACCCCAAAGGTAGCTTTAGCGGCAATATTACCAGCGCGCTCAACGCAGGCTACCCGGTATTCATTAGTGAATGGGGCACCACGAACGCAGATGGCGATGGCGAACCGAATTCCAGTGCCACAAACGAATGGACACAGTTCATGGACCAGAACAACATCCCGAACTGCAACTGGAGCTTCCGCCAGCAGACTTCCGATGTCGACCAGAAGAGCGAAAAGTCCGCAATCTTCGCAGGCGACAAGTCCCTCACCACGGCAGCAGCACTCGACGCAGCAACGCTTACAACTTCGGGCAATATCATCAAGAGCTACCTCACTAAGAACGCACGCAGCTGGGCGGACTCCATCACCAAGGGCAAGAGTGGTAGCTGCTCCTTCAAGGCGACCACTGCAAAGCAGACCGACGGCAAGATTTCTGGCGCTCTCAAGTCCGGCTGTACCTACACCTCTAGCAACGAAAAGGTCGTTTCTGTTTCCGGCAGTGACCTCGTCATCAACGACTACGGTTTCGCCATCTTGACAGGCAATGACGGTTCCCAGTCTGTTGTAACAGTCAAGCAGGTCGCAGGCCAGACCATAACGAACCTCGAAAAGGGCCTCTACTGCACATACGCCAACACTTGCAAGAGCGATGTCAAGACCGGCAGATCTATCGACTTTGACGGCGACGGCTCCAACGACTACCTCCTCACGATGGAAGACAAGACGAACGAAGGTTCCAAATTCACGCTCACAGCCCTCGATCCGACAGTCGTCAGCGTAAGCAAGTCCAAGTGCACGAACAACAACTGCTCCAACACCCAGAAGAATCAGCAGGTCTGGATGTTACACTTCAAGAGCTACGGCAAGGGCAGAATCGTCGCCTCGGCACCGGCCATCACCGGTTTCCGCGCCATGCAGGACACGTTCGAAATCGAATACAGGAAGGGCGAAGCCCGTATCTCTAACAAGTTTGTAAACCAGAAGGTCGCTCCGGGTTCTACCTCTCCCACGGGACTCCCGACCACGACCCTCACGGACAAGGCTCCGGTCACCTACACCTTCAACGGACAGCCGACGACAATTTACATGGTCCAGGCAGGTGAAGGCTTCGGTGCAGGCACCGCCCCGGCTATCATTTCCGTGACAGCTAAGGCTCCAGAAACCGCAAACTACAATGAACTGAACAAGACTGTCCTGTTCATCATCGGAGACAGCACTCAGGCCGTCAACAAGGATGAATACTACAACTTCATCAACGGCACATCTGCTATCAGACCGTCCGCCAAGATTACAAACAGCCTCAAGGCACGCATGAACGGCTCTACGCTCCAGTTCACGACCAAGAACACAGGCCTCGTAAAGGTGGACATCTATGACGCCCTCGGTGCAAGCGTAAAGCAGATTTCCGATGTCTATGGCAAGGGCAGCCACGCTATCGACCTCAAGGGCATTGCAAACGGCTCCTACACGCTCGTTGTCCGCCAGGGCAGCAGCAAGGCTTCCATCCGCTGGGTGAACAAGTAA
- a CDS encoding glycosyl hydrolase family 8 produces the protein MVYKKILLPILIGSAFFLGACGDDAATAPANPTPSSAFVPLPVLSSSSVYIPLPTSSAPTPASSATPTPTPTPTPGTYASLAATANPAFAANIYTLWKSFHFVTEEQEMSTYPELAAEFNVVFPIAYMPAGRVIWSSQTGYYKPYCSATTAVSNMKTRACTVSEGIGYGMLLAYFNNDDDTFARLWNYTRAYREYSNRKLMPWITQSFHWTEVDNSSATDADEDIATALILMYFKSGNALYLQDALTFMNAIWDLEVNPANLLIYSGDEDVWKLPTPVYNLSYFSPVALRLFAMVDPNPAHNWKGVLDAMYAYTQKVQSLGTGVFPDWSDDAGMAAKPSNGSANNTYWTFNKESVRIPWRLAWDYYWYQDTRAAAILNQLNSFITTKAPSGPDDKALAINYSWNLSVGKDYTNNTAVPSQWYAAWCATGIAGNATWLATCTNGMNTTRMPSNTNASYFSDILLTMYSALLNGLFVRPAGI, from the coding sequence ATGGTTTACAAGAAAATTCTGTTGCCTATTTTGATTGGCTCAGCTTTTTTCCTGGGCGCCTGTGGCGATGATGCTGCTACGGCCCCGGCTAATCCGACTCCGAGCTCTGCGTTTGTTCCGCTTCCGGTGTTGAGCTCATCTTCTGTTTATATTCCGCTGCCGACAAGTTCGGCTCCGACACCGGCAAGCTCTGCTACTCCAACGCCAACTCCGACGCCTACTCCGGGAACATACGCTTCGCTTGCCGCTACGGCGAACCCTGCTTTCGCGGCAAATATTTACACGTTATGGAAGAGCTTCCATTTCGTGACCGAAGAACAGGAAATGTCTACATATCCGGAACTTGCTGCAGAATTCAATGTTGTGTTCCCGATAGCATATATGCCGGCAGGACGTGTTATTTGGTCTAGCCAGACGGGCTATTACAAGCCGTATTGCTCAGCGACGACGGCTGTCTCGAATATGAAGACCCGTGCATGTACCGTGTCCGAAGGTATCGGCTATGGCATGCTCCTTGCTTACTTCAATAATGATGACGATACTTTTGCTCGCCTGTGGAATTACACCAGGGCCTATAGGGAATATTCCAATAGAAAGCTCATGCCGTGGATTACGCAGTCCTTCCACTGGACCGAAGTCGATAATTCGAGCGCAACGGATGCCGATGAAGATATAGCGACTGCTCTTATCCTCATGTATTTCAAGTCGGGCAATGCCCTGTACTTGCAGGATGCGTTGACTTTCATGAATGCAATTTGGGACTTGGAAGTCAATCCTGCTAACTTGCTCATATACTCTGGCGACGAAGATGTCTGGAAGCTCCCGACGCCAGTCTATAACTTGAGCTATTTCTCTCCGGTGGCACTTAGGCTCTTTGCGATGGTGGACCCGAATCCGGCTCATAACTGGAAGGGTGTGCTTGATGCCATGTATGCCTATACGCAGAAGGTTCAGTCGTTGGGTACAGGCGTGTTCCCGGACTGGAGCGATGATGCTGGCATGGCGGCCAAGCCGTCGAACGGTTCTGCCAACAACACCTACTGGACGTTCAATAAGGAATCCGTGCGTATTCCGTGGCGCCTCGCTTGGGATTACTACTGGTATCAGGATACGCGCGCTGCTGCAATCTTGAACCAGCTGAACAGCTTTATCACGACAAAGGCTCCGAGCGGTCCGGATGACAAGGCTCTCGCCATTAACTATTCCTGGAATTTGTCTGTTGGTAAGGACTATACCAATAATACGGCTGTTCCGAGCCAGTGGTATGCTGCATGGTGCGCTACGGGCATTGCTGGTAACGCAACGTGGCTTGCTACTTGCACGAACGGCATGAATACTACGAGAATGCCTTCGAATACCAACGCAAGCTACTTCTCGGATATCTTGCTCACGATGTATTCTGCCTTGCTGAACGGCTTGTTCGTTCGCCCGGCCGGAATCTAG
- a CDS encoding acyltransferase family protein, whose product MIIDKEKAKHRAAGLDLFRVVAAVMVLMFHCNIHHESSFGPLTGFVSMGAVFMTAFFMLSGYVLFLTYKDKSLVLAPALKNFYLKRVFGIFPLYLVVAVLYVVTLGKESVFQNLVLLPIELLGLQSVFSTLFPVSHNGGTWFISCLLFAYLAFPLMQEVVKQMTTRAKWISLALCTAILFWSPLVVHTFKTDSIYSNPFFRGLEFFIGVLLCSMPIRDGIAKILATWKSLLVEVLLLLAGVSIAVRLNIFVGNYMLYDWIVIPLFACMILTLASLKSPRLHNSAVLRYASAASYAFFLAQTFNTEIENWLFAACDIQNNVLQIVMSVALCAVMAIALHELVEKPCAKVLKKKL is encoded by the coding sequence ATGATTATTGATAAGGAAAAAGCGAAACACCGTGCGGCGGGGCTTGACCTCTTTCGCGTTGTAGCTGCTGTGATGGTATTGATGTTCCATTGCAATATCCATCACGAAAGCAGTTTTGGACCATTGACGGGATTCGTCTCGATGGGTGCCGTGTTCATGACGGCGTTCTTTATGCTTTCGGGTTATGTGCTGTTCTTGACGTACAAGGATAAATCGCTTGTGCTGGCTCCGGCGCTCAAAAACTTTTATCTGAAACGCGTTTTCGGAATTTTTCCTTTGTACTTGGTCGTGGCGGTGTTGTACGTTGTGACCTTGGGAAAGGAATCGGTGTTCCAGAATCTAGTGCTTTTGCCGATTGAACTGCTTGGATTGCAAAGTGTGTTTTCGACGCTGTTCCCGGTGAGCCATAATGGCGGGACTTGGTTTATTTCTTGCCTGCTGTTTGCGTATTTGGCGTTCCCGCTGATGCAAGAAGTCGTAAAGCAGATGACGACTCGCGCGAAGTGGATATCACTTGCACTTTGCACGGCGATTTTGTTCTGGTCTCCGCTTGTCGTGCATACATTCAAGACGGACTCGATTTATTCGAACCCGTTTTTCCGTGGGCTGGAATTTTTCATTGGCGTGCTTTTGTGCTCGATGCCAATCCGCGATGGCATTGCGAAAATCCTTGCGACTTGGAAATCTTTGCTTGTTGAAGTTTTGCTTTTGTTGGCGGGCGTTTCAATTGCCGTGCGATTGAATATTTTCGTGGGCAATTACATGCTTTACGACTGGATTGTGATTCCGCTGTTTGCTTGCATGATTTTGACGCTGGCAAGCCTCAAGTCTCCTCGGCTGCATAATTCTGCGGTGCTTCGTTATGCGAGTGCGGCAAGCTATGCGTTTTTCTTGGCGCAGACTTTCAATACTGAAATTGAGAACTGGCTGTTTGCTGCGTGCGATATCCAAAATAACGTATTGCAGATTGTAATGTCGGTCGCGTTGTGCGCGGTTATGGCAATTGCGTTACATGAACTTGTAGAAAAGCCCTGTGCGAAGGTGCTGAAAAAGAAATTGTAA